Proteins found in one Leptospira terpstrae serovar Hualin str. LT 11-33 = ATCC 700639 genomic segment:
- a CDS encoding YncE family protein, with product MNRFSLFSFFILLFSFSLSAEKIESEFSFATDFNIRPTFVEGNNPFFVNGGKWIYLGRTADFDEPGLYFFDTKSKERIYRSVPLEAYYITHSTEFIGQIETKGKRLPLTIYEFLFYDESTQRAGFVIENKHKSVNAKRYFFVGWDLSMNQIDMVEPIYEIAEDDKKSFAQSSAVGYSQENNTGYFTFAVDADLKDDESEDVTAFIYKIQNQNLTKLKEYKSRFYPYTPEFHPDSKQIVIACYTEAFQKRNPTGYLYKLDSNEFQEFSIPSTPYGISFSKDGKYLYMAASDTGEVRMYNTGNLNEVKKSKWGTFGHKLGFWKDGELVWVRNSGLHIYDPITLKQKKVIPTKKFYKNHVNVSGSAFLPFQKLLLRNILEDPAGGAANRVLIAD from the coding sequence ATGAATCGATTTTCTCTGTTTTCTTTTTTCATTCTACTTTTCAGTTTTTCTTTATCTGCGGAAAAAATCGAATCTGAGTTTTCATTTGCTACGGACTTTAATATACGTCCTACGTTTGTTGAGGGGAACAATCCATTTTTTGTCAACGGTGGGAAATGGATCTATTTAGGACGGACTGCAGATTTTGATGAACCTGGCCTTTATTTTTTTGATACAAAATCCAAAGAGAGAATTTATCGCTCAGTACCCTTGGAAGCTTATTACATTACACACTCTACAGAGTTTATCGGGCAAATAGAGACAAAAGGCAAACGTTTGCCGCTAACCATATATGAGTTTTTGTTTTACGATGAATCAACACAAAGGGCTGGTTTTGTAATTGAAAATAAACATAAATCAGTTAATGCAAAAAGATATTTTTTTGTAGGATGGGACTTGTCTATGAATCAAATCGATATGGTCGAACCAATCTATGAAATCGCAGAAGATGATAAAAAATCTTTTGCACAAAGTTCAGCCGTTGGATATTCACAGGAAAACAATACCGGTTACTTCACCTTCGCTGTGGATGCAGATCTAAAAGATGATGAATCAGAAGATGTTACTGCTTTTATATATAAAATTCAAAACCAAAATTTAACTAAACTAAAAGAATACAAATCTAGATTTTATCCATACACACCTGAGTTCCATCCTGATTCAAAACAAATCGTGATCGCTTGTTATACGGAAGCTTTTCAAAAACGAAATCCAACGGGATATTTATATAAATTAGATTCAAACGAATTCCAAGAGTTTTCTATTCCATCCACTCCTTATGGAATTAGTTTTTCGAAAGATGGAAAGTATTTGTATATGGCTGCGTCTGACACTGGAGAAGTTCGTATGTATAATACAGGAAATCTGAATGAAGTCAAAAAATCAAAATGGGGAACTTTTGGTCATAAATTAGGATTTTGGAAGGATGGAGAACTTGTTTGGGTAAGAAACTCAGGACTTCATATTTATGATCCCATAACTCTAAAACAAAAGAAAGTCATCCCTACAAAAAAATTCTATAAGAACCATGTCAATGTTAGTGGATCGGCCTTTTTGCCATTTCAAAAATTATTATTGAGGAATATATTGGAAGATCCGGCTGGCGGAGCTGCCAACCGAGTCTTAATCGCAGATTAA